From the genome of Deinococcus sp. JMULE3, one region includes:
- a CDS encoding GTP-binding protein, giving the protein MFTPESLSVPITVLCGFLGAGKTTLLNHLLTQTNGQRVAVIVNEFGAVNIDASLVVKTDEQTIELSNGCICCTLRGDLLHAVNDLLATRDLDAILIESTGIGEPLPIAQSFCLTPEELEIEPEEGQPAIPDLLGRVHVDAMITVVDSAQFFPLWNRQDTIPGDDFERGFGELLAEQLEFADIVVLNKLDLAAPDDVRQLRDLIRITNPRARVLEATRGVLPAEALLNTGLFDFDHSSQLDAWMAELEKEHTPESETYGLGTHIFRSEQPFDPDMLNEALTLGLPRNVIRSKGWVNLGNGVATLWNHTGRQLALETAGEWLSPDEAFSELVFIGHDLDPDALDQLLNRALRA; this is encoded by the coding sequence ATGTTCACTCCTGAGTCACTTTCCGTTCCCATCACCGTCCTGTGCGGCTTTCTCGGCGCCGGGAAGACCACCCTCCTGAACCACCTGCTGACGCAGACGAACGGTCAACGCGTCGCCGTGATCGTGAACGAATTCGGCGCCGTGAACATCGACGCCAGCCTCGTCGTGAAGACCGACGAGCAGACCATCGAACTCAGCAACGGCTGCATCTGCTGCACGCTGCGCGGCGACCTGCTGCACGCCGTGAACGACCTGCTGGCCACGCGCGACCTGGACGCCATCCTGATCGAATCGACCGGCATCGGCGAACCCCTGCCCATCGCGCAGAGCTTCTGCCTGACGCCCGAAGAACTGGAGATCGAACCCGAGGAAGGCCAGCCCGCCATCCCCGACCTGCTGGGCCGCGTGCACGTGGACGCCATGATCACCGTCGTGGACAGCGCCCAGTTCTTCCCGCTCTGGAACCGCCAGGACACCATCCCCGGCGACGACTTCGAACGCGGCTTCGGGGAACTGCTGGCCGAACAGCTGGAATTCGCGGACATCGTCGTGCTGAACAAACTCGACCTGGCCGCGCCCGACGACGTGCGGCAACTGCGCGACCTGATCCGCATCACCAACCCCCGCGCCCGCGTGCTGGAAGCCACGCGCGGCGTTCTGCCCGCCGAGGCACTCCTGAACACTGGCCTGTTCGACTTCGACCACTCCAGCCAGCTCGACGCCTGGATGGCCGAACTGGAAAAAGAGCACACCCCGGAATCCGAGACCTACGGCCTGGGCACCCACATCTTCCGCAGTGAGCAGCCCTTCGACCCCGACATGCTGAACGAGGCGCTGACGCTGGGCCTGCCGCGCAACGTGATCCGCAGCAAAGGCTGGGTGAATCTGGGCAATGGCGTGGCGACCCTCTGGAACCACACCGGGCGGCAACTGGCGCTGGAGACGGCGGGCGAGTGGCTGAGCCCGGACGAGGCCTTCAGCGAACTGGTGTTCATCGGGCACGACCTCGACCCGGACGCGCTGGATCAACTGCTGAACCGCGCGTTGCGCGCCTGA
- the rpmB gene encoding 50S ribosomal protein L28, translated as MSRECYLTGKKNLVVNSVTRRGKARAQGGVGRKVTGVTRRVQRANLHKRAIREGGVTKTVWLSANALRTLSRGPYQGIELL; from the coding sequence ATGAGTCGTGAATGCTACCTGACCGGCAAGAAGAACCTCGTGGTGAACAGCGTCACCCGGCGCGGCAAGGCCCGCGCACAGGGCGGCGTGGGCCGCAAGGTCACCGGCGTGACCAGACGCGTGCAGCGCGCCAACCTCCACAAGCGTGCCATCCGCGAGGGCGGCGTCACGAAGACCGTCTGGCTCAGCGCGAACGCCCTGCGCACCCTCAGCCGCGGCCCGTACCAGGGCATCGAACTGCTGTGA
- a CDS encoding metal ABC transporter solute-binding protein, Zn/Mn family: MTRPHLLLPALLLAACAAPTAQAAPLQVSATTTIIADFVKAVGGTRVSVNVIVPPGGDTHTFQPSTGAIRELARSRTLFANGAGLEPWLPKLKASAPKVPVQELTAGLKLHAADEGEDHADAGHDAHDDHGALDPHAWWDATLAAGYVKNTQAALTRLDPAGKATYAKNAAAHLKAISAADAYAKKQFATVPAAQRVLVTNHDSLHYLAERYGLRLIGAVIPGLSTEREPSARELATLTQTMKKAGAKVIFTENTVNARLAQTLARETGARIAPALYTDALGPKGSGGETYLKAFRTNVDIMVKALKTR; this comes from the coding sequence GTGACGCGCCCCCACCTCCTCCTGCCCGCGCTGCTGCTCGCCGCGTGCGCCGCACCCACGGCGCAGGCCGCGCCCCTGCAGGTCAGCGCGACCACCACGATCATCGCGGACTTCGTGAAGGCCGTCGGCGGCACCCGCGTCAGCGTGAACGTCATCGTGCCGCCCGGCGGGGACACCCACACCTTCCAGCCCAGCACCGGCGCGATCCGCGAACTCGCCCGCAGCCGCACCCTGTTCGCGAACGGCGCGGGCCTGGAACCCTGGCTGCCCAAACTGAAGGCCAGCGCGCCCAAAGTGCCCGTGCAGGAACTCACGGCGGGCCTGAAACTCCATGCCGCCGATGAAGGCGAGGACCACGCGGACGCCGGGCACGACGCGCACGACGACCATGGTGCGCTCGACCCGCACGCGTGGTGGGACGCCACCCTGGCCGCCGGGTACGTGAAGAACACCCAGGCGGCCCTGACCCGCCTCGACCCCGCCGGGAAGGCCACGTACGCGAAGAACGCCGCCGCGCACCTGAAAGCCATCAGCGCCGCCGACGCCTACGCGAAGAAACAGTTCGCCACGGTCCCCGCCGCGCAGCGCGTCCTCGTGACCAACCACGACAGCCTCCACTACCTCGCCGAGCGGTACGGGCTGCGCCTGATCGGCGCCGTCATTCCGGGCCTGAGCACCGAACGGGAACCCAGCGCCCGCGAACTCGCCACCCTGACCCAGACCATGAAGAAGGCCGGGGCGAAGGTCATCTTCACGGAGAACACCGTGAACGCCCGCCTCGCCCAGACGCTCGCCCGCGAAACCGGCGCCCGCATCGCCCCCGCGCTGTACACCGACGCCCTGGGACCCAAAGGCAGCGGCGGCGAGACGTACCTCAAGGCGTTCCGGACGAACGTGGACATCATGGTGAAAGCGCTGAAAACGCGCTGA
- a CDS encoding metal ABC transporter ATP-binding protein codes for MLGVENLTVKYGPQTALENASVRFEAGTFSAIIGPNGAGKSTLLKTLVGLLPDHADAVRFDPGHSARSCISYVPQQQTLDWAFPVTVWDAAMMGRTGRLGWLRWPGRKDRQIVEDALKETGVYDLRGRHIGALSGGQRQRVLLARMLARQGHLLLLDEPLTGVDAATQETLMALLRRQADKGRAVVMVTHDLEQARRWCDHLVLVNRRVIADGTPEQVYTTQNIEATFSTSFLGHTHAEA; via the coding sequence ATGCTGGGCGTCGAGAACCTGACAGTCAAATACGGCCCGCAGACGGCCCTGGAGAACGCCAGCGTCCGCTTCGAGGCTGGAACGTTCAGCGCGATCATCGGCCCGAACGGCGCGGGCAAGAGCACCCTCCTGAAGACCCTGGTGGGCCTGCTGCCCGACCACGCGGACGCCGTGCGCTTCGACCCCGGCCACAGCGCCCGCTCGTGCATCAGTTACGTGCCGCAGCAGCAGACGCTCGACTGGGCCTTTCCCGTGACCGTGTGGGACGCCGCCATGATGGGCCGCACCGGCCGCCTGGGCTGGCTGCGCTGGCCCGGCCGCAAGGACCGGCAGATCGTGGAGGACGCCCTGAAGGAAACCGGCGTGTACGACCTGCGCGGCCGGCACATCGGGGCGCTGTCCGGCGGGCAGCGGCAGCGGGTGCTGCTGGCCCGCATGCTGGCCCGCCAGGGGCACCTGCTGCTGCTGGACGAACCCCTGACCGGCGTGGACGCCGCCACCCAGGAAACCCTGATGGCCCTCCTGCGAAGGCAGGCTGACAAGGGCCGCGCCGTCGTGATGGTCACGCACGACCTCGAACAGGCGCGGCGCTGGTGCGACCACCTCGTGCTCGTGAACCGCCGCGTGATCGCCGACGGCACGCCCGAACAGGTGTACACCACGCAGAACATCGAGGCGACGTTCAGCACCAGCTTCCTGGGCCACACGCACGCCGAGGCGTGA